From the Niveibacterium microcysteis genome, the window CATGCGGTCCGAATCGTCCTGCGGCACCGCGTTGGGCAGCCGGCTGATACGTGCTGCAGTCTCATAGCTGTCGCCATCGGTACGCAGCACCGGCAGGCCACCGTGGAAGGCCAGCGTGCCGAATTTCTCGATCCGCGGGCTGATGAAGCTATGGTGGGTCAGCAGCAGACCGGCGAGCTGGATGCCGTTGCTGGCCGCCAGCGCAGTCGCCAGCATCACGTCGTCGCGGTCACCCGCGCTGACAACCAGGGCGCCCGGCTTGAGGCGCGGGATCACTTCCGACACCGAACGCGCGGCCACCACAGTCTCGAGGACACGGCGCGAACCGATATCGCCCTCGATCATGATCTCGGCGCCGAGGTGGCGCGCCACATCGATCGTGCGCGGCGCCGACAGCGCCGGATCGGTCTTGATCACGCCCCACACCGGCACGCCGCCGAGTTGCGCTGCGGCAGCCGCTTCATCGAAGCCCTCCACCGCGCGGTTGAAGATCACCCCGACCACACGGCGTCCTGCGTTGCGCACCTGTGCGATCAGATAGTTGGTTTCTGCGATGCCTTCGGCGTCGGCAGCGCTCGCCACCAGCACCACGTCCGCCTGCAAGCTGCGCGCGATGTCGCCCGACAGGCGCGGGATGAAGGCACGGCTGGGGTCGGCATGGATGCCTTCGACGACCAGTACGTCGGCGCCTTCGGTGGCGGACATCGACAGGCTGACGATGTCTTCGAGCAGATCGTCAGTCTTGCCGCTGGTGATGCGCTGGGTGACCAGGCTCATCGGCAGCGGGTCCGGCGTACGCTCGACGTGGCAAATGCTGCGGGCGAACAACACCGACGGCTCGGTATCCGGCGTGCGTTTGGTGACGGGTTTGACGAACGCAACCTTCAGGCCGCGACGCTGCAAGGCCCGCACGAGGCCCAGTGAAACCGAGGTAAGGCCGACATTGGGTCGCGTCGGCGCAACGAAATACGTACGCATGGGGGAGCTCCGCTTGTGGTCAGCAGCCCCTCCGGTAGGCCGGGGGGAAATTGTGCGGTGCATGATAGTCGGCCGCCTTAACTATTTTGTTGACGAGACAGGGATTGTTCGCAGTTTTTACACTTTAACCATCATAGGGTCGCCGAGGCCGCTTCGCTGCCTGATCGGCACCTCGCGGCCTGTACATCGCACAGCGCCCGTCCGCGTGCGCGCACTGCGGTACCATCTGCGCCCTTCGCAACACGCTGCACCCAGGTGGTCCCCATGCAACGCCCAGAACTCCTCGCCCCTGCCGGTTCGCTGGCCATGCTCGACACCGCCTTCGCCTTTGGCGCCGACGCGGTGTATGCCGGCCAGCCGCGCTACAGCCTGCGCGCGCGCAACAACGAGTTCGGCAGCCTGGAGAACCTGCAGCTGGGTATCGACCGCGCGCATGCGCTCGGCAAGCAGTTCTACCTGGTGAGCAATGTCTTCCCGCACAACGCCAAGGTGCGCACCTACCTCGCCGACATGGCGCCGGTGGTGGCCCTGAAGCCCGACGCACTGATCATGGCCGACCCAGGCCTGATCGACATGGTGCGCGAGGCCTGGCCGGAGATGCCGGTGCATCTGTCGGTGCAGGCCAACACGGTCAATTACGCCACCGTGCGCTTCTGGGGAAAGATGGGCGTGCGCCGGATCATCCTGTCGCGCGAGCTGTCGCTCGATGAGATCCGCGAGATCCGCGAAGCCTGCCCGGAAATGGAGATCGAGGTCTTCGTTCATGGCGCGCTCTGCATCGCTTACTCCGGACGCTGCCTGCTCTCGGGCTACTTCAACCACCGCGACCCCAACCAGGGCACCTGCACGAACTCATGCCGCTGGAAGTACGACGTGAAGCCGGCCGAGATCGACGCCACCGGTGACGCCACCAGCGGCAACGCCTGCTGCAACACGCCAGCACCCAGCGCGGAGAACCCGGCCTCGAAGGTCTACCTGATCGAGGAAGAGACCCGCCCCGGCCAGTTGATGCCGATCGAGGAAGACGAGCACGGCACCTATGTGATGAACTCGAAGGATCTGCGCGCCATCGAGCACGTGGCCAAGCTGGTCGAGATCGGTGTGCATTCGCTGAAGATCGAGGGCCGCACCAAGTCGCCCTACTACGTCGCCCGCACGTGCCAGGCCTACAGCCAGGCGATTGAGGACGCGATTGCCGGCCGCCCGCTGGACATGCGCCTGCTGTCGGAGCTGGATGGCCTCGCCAGCCGTGGCTACACCGACGGCTTCTACGAGCGCCACCACACGCAGGAGTACCAGAACTACCTGCGCGGGCATTCCGAATCGGACCGCAGCCAGTACGTGGGCGATCTCACCGGTTACGGCGTCGACGGGTTGGCAGAAGTTGTCGTGAAGAACAAGTTCTCGGTCGGCGACCGCGTCGAAGTGATTCACCCTGCCGGCAACCGCGAAGTCGCGATCGAAGCCATGTTCAAGGCCGACGGCACGCCGACCACGGTTGCGCCGGGCAGTGGCCACCACGTTCGCGTGAAGCTGCCTGCCGGCTGCGAAGGCGCCTTCCTGGCCCGCTTTATCTGACGCCGGGCGAGCGAGCCCGCGCCGCAATCAACGCGCGTTCCAGCCTTGATACTTCGCGACGTTGTCGCGCGTTACCAAGTTTGTCTGCAGCAGAATCCGCCCGCGCTCGGCGCCACGCCCGTCGCGCAGCGCAAGGCCGCTATCCACACCGCGGCGCCCGATCTCTTCGGGCGATTGCGCTGCGCTGACGACGATCAGGCCCGGGCGCTTGAGCGCATCTTCCACCTCGGGCGAGCCATCGACGCCGCCAATCAGCAGCTTGCGCATCCCGCGCCGGACTGCGACCGTTTCCGCGCCGAGGGCCTGACGATCGTTGATCGCGAAGATCGCGTCGATCTGCGGGAAGCGCTGCACATGCTCTTCCATCAGGTGGCTGCCGCCCCAGGGCGAGGCCAAACCATCGCCGGTATCCGTCAGCAAGCGGATGTTGGGGAAATCCTTCAAGGCCGCCCTGCAGCCGGCGACCCGATCGGTGACCGATGAGACCTGCGGCCCATTCTGGATGATGAAATTGCCTTTGCCGTTGAGGCGTCCGGCCAGGTAGCGGCAGACGGACTCACCCGCGCTCCGATTGTCGGACTGGATCATCACTTCCGCGCCCTCGGTATCCACGTCGACCGCAACGACGGGAATCCCCGCGTCGCGCGCGCGACGCAACGCGGACGCCAGCGCCGTGGAGTGGGATGCTGCGATCAGAATCAGATCTGCGCGCTCGCTGACGAAGCGCTCGATCTCGCGGACCTGCGCCGGCACGTCGTACTCGGCGGAGGTAACGATGACGCGCACACGCGGGTTGATCTCTTCCGCCCGCGCCTGCGCCCCCCGCGCCAGCGCGCTGAAGTACGGATTCGCCAGCGATGAAACCGAGACCCCCACCACGTCGAGTTTCCGCGGGCTATCGCCCGCATGAACGGTGGCGCATGAAACCAGCGCCGCAAGCATCAGCACGGTCTTCTTCATCAAAGCTGCCTCTCGATCATTGCACGACCCCATGAAACGGCTGTTCCACCGACTCACCGCCTGCCGGCGCAACCCGTGGCAGGCTGATGCGGACCCGGGTACCCTCAGCCCCCGCGCTCTCAAGTGCGATCCGCCCACCCAGCACCCGCGTCACCAGCGTGAACACGATATGCAGGCCAAGCCCGCTGCCGCCCTGGCCCAGGCGCGTGGTGAAGAACGGATCGAAGACCTTGCGCTGGTTCTCCGGCGGGATACCGCATCCATTGTCAGCAACGACCAGCTCCACCGCATCATCGTTGATGACGCGGCCGCTCACCGTGATATGCCCGCCAGCCCCCGGCGAGAATGCATGGATGCGCGCGTTGTCCACGAGATTCGTCACCACCCGGGCCAGCGCCCCCGGAAAGGAATCGAGCCTCAGATCGCCGTCGAGTTCGAGCTCCAGCGCGATGGCCGTGGCCCGAAGCGAGGGCCGCAGGGTTGCGACGATTTCTTCGAGCGAGTGCGCGAAGCCGAAAACGCGCCGCGCTTCACTGGTCTGGTCCACCGCCACTTGCTTGAAACTGGAGATCAGTTCATGTGCCGAGGCGAGGTTGCGCGTCAGCAACTTCGCAGCTTCGTCGCAGGTGTGCAGCGCGTTGAGCAGCTCACTGCGGCGCAAGCCGCCGCCCTGCGCGGCGCGCAGAATCAGCCCCGCCTCATGCGACACCGTGGTCGCCAGCGTCACGCTGTTGCCGATCGGCGTATTCAGCTCGTGCGCCACCCCGGCCACCATTGCCCCCAGCGAGGCGAGCTTCTCCTGCCGCACCAGCTCGTCCTGCGCGCTACCCAACTCGGCGACGGTACGGATCAGCTCGCGGTTCACCTGCTCCAGCTCGGCCGTGCGCTCGGCAACCTTTTCCTCCAGCCCGTGGTTGAGCTCGGCGAGCGCTTCGCGTGTCGCCCACTCATCCGTCGTGTCGCGCGAGCTGGTGATGACGTAACGGGTATCGCCAACCGCGAAGATCCGCGCCGACATGGCGCAGCGCCGCGTCTCACCGTTACGTCGCTGCAGCACGATATCGAGCTGGTTGATTGCGCCGCCGCCGGCCTGCAGCGCATCGCGTATCTGCGCCATGTCCTGCTGGCTGCGCACGATGCCCAATTCAAGCGCGGTACGGCCGATCGCCTCGGAACGCGCATAGCCGGACCAGATCTCCCAGATGCGGTTGACCGCGAGATAACGCCCGCTCGCCAGATCGTTGAGCGTCCAAGCATCGGGCGACACCTCGAAGGCGGCGGCGATGCGCCCTTCACTCTCGCGCACCCGCTGCTCCGCCTCGTGCCGTGCCGTCACATCGACAAACTGTGCGATCACGAATGGCCGGCCGCGCACGCTCACCGCCCGCGCGCTCAGCTCACAGACCACCCGCCGCTGATCGCGTGCCGCGAGCGTGATCGCGCGGCCCTCAATCGGCAGCGCGCCGGCCGCCAGCGCGGACCACTCTGCCAGCAAGGATTCGCCGGGGAGCATCAGCCCTAGCCCATCGAAGGGCATGTCCTGAACCTCGGCGGCCGACATGCCGGCCAGGCGCAGGAACGCCTGGTTCGCCTCACGCACCCGGCCGTTGTCGGGCGACAGGATCAGCGCCGCAAGCGGCCCTTCGCGGAACAGCGTCGCGAATTTGTCTTCCGACTCGGCCAGCGCCTCGCTCGCGAGCAGCCGGTCCGCCGCACTGCGGTCGCGTTCGCTCAGCGCCTCGATGTAGTGCTGCCGCACGATCACGAGGATTGCGTAGAGCATGATCGCGAAGAAACTGAAGGTGGCCGCCTGGTTGAACACCAGCGCCCGTGAATCGCTCGCGCTGCCGTGCGCGAGCTGCAGAAGGCCACCACTCCAGACCAATGCGAGCACCAGCAGCAGCGCGATGCCCCCGGCGCGGCGCCCGAGTACCAGGGTGCCCACCACCACCGCCACGAACACGCCAGACATCTGCAGGGTCCGGATCGTGCCCAGCCGCAGCGCGATCGACACCGCAATCGCGCAGCACAGCAGCATCAGGATCACGACCACCGGCCGCACCACGCGACGCCGGATCAGCACGAAGAACAGTGGCCAGAACAGCAGCGCGCCGAGCAGGGAATACATCGCGACCGGGCTCGAATGCCAGCCAGTCAGCAGCATGAAGGCCGCGAAGGTAAAGACCAGCAAGCCAACGACCACCAGCAGATCGCGTAGCACCGGCACGAGCTCGTCACCCAAGCCGAACGCCGGCCCGGTCGAATCCCCCCCGAATAGTCGATGCCAGGTTTCCCGCATGCGCTGTGTCCGATGCTTGCCGCTTCTGGCAATTACGGCAGCGCGCAGGTTTTCCGTAGGTGCCCGCCGGGCGGCAGGCTATCGGTACAGCCTTATTGCGGATTGCGGGCTGCGCGCTGCCAGGCAATCACGGCCTGAGTGGCGTGCGCCATGATGCGGTCGCGCAGATCCTTTGGCAGTTCCTGCGAGAGTGCCGCAAACAAGGCCTGCGTGGTCTCCTGCGCGATGCCCTCGGTCGCCAAGTTGTGCGACAGGCATCGCAGCTGGATGTGCGCG encodes:
- the yegQ gene encoding tRNA 5-hydroxyuridine modification protein YegQ, with translation MQRPELLAPAGSLAMLDTAFAFGADAVYAGQPRYSLRARNNEFGSLENLQLGIDRAHALGKQFYLVSNVFPHNAKVRTYLADMAPVVALKPDALIMADPGLIDMVREAWPEMPVHLSVQANTVNYATVRFWGKMGVRRIILSRELSLDEIREIREACPEMEIEVFVHGALCIAYSGRCLLSGYFNHRDPNQGTCTNSCRWKYDVKPAEIDATGDATSGNACCNTPAPSAENPASKVYLIEEETRPGQLMPIEEDEHGTYVMNSKDLRAIEHVAKLVEIGVHSLKIEGRTKSPYYVARTCQAYSQAIEDAIAGRPLDMRLLSELDGLASRGYTDGFYERHHTQEYQNYLRGHSESDRSQYVGDLTGYGVDGLAEVVVKNKFSVGDRVEVIHPAGNREVAIEAMFKADGTPTTVAPGSGHHVRVKLPAGCEGAFLARFI
- a CDS encoding substrate-binding domain-containing protein, with translation MKKTVLMLAALVSCATVHAGDSPRKLDVVGVSVSSLANPYFSALARGAQARAEEINPRVRVIVTSAEYDVPAQVREIERFVSERADLILIAASHSTALASALRRARDAGIPVVAVDVDTEGAEVMIQSDNRSAGESVCRYLAGRLNGKGNFIIQNGPQVSSVTDRVAGCRAALKDFPNIRLLTDTGDGLASPWGGSHLMEEHVQRFPQIDAIFAINDRQALGAETVAVRRGMRKLLIGGVDGSPEVEDALKRPGLIVVSAAQSPEEIGRRGVDSGLALRDGRGAERGRILLQTNLVTRDNVAKYQGWNAR
- a CDS encoding PAS domain-containing sensor histidine kinase, with product MRETWHRLFGGDSTGPAFGLGDELVPVLRDLLVVVGLLVFTFAAFMLLTGWHSSPVAMYSLLGALLFWPLFFVLIRRRVVRPVVVILMLLCCAIAVSIALRLGTIRTLQMSGVFVAVVVGTLVLGRRAGGIALLLVLALVWSGGLLQLAHGSASDSRALVFNQAATFSFFAIMLYAILVIVRQHYIEALSERDRSAADRLLASEALAESEDKFATLFREGPLAALILSPDNGRVREANQAFLRLAGMSAAEVQDMPFDGLGLMLPGESLLAEWSALAAGALPIEGRAITLAARDQRRVVCELSARAVSVRGRPFVIAQFVDVTARHEAEQRVRESEGRIAAAFEVSPDAWTLNDLASGRYLAVNRIWEIWSGYARSEAIGRTALELGIVRSQQDMAQIRDALQAGGGAINQLDIVLQRRNGETRRCAMSARIFAVGDTRYVITSSRDTTDEWATREALAELNHGLEEKVAERTAELEQVNRELIRTVAELGSAQDELVRQEKLASLGAMVAGVAHELNTPIGNSVTLATTVSHEAGLILRAAQGGGLRRSELLNALHTCDEAAKLLTRNLASAHELISSFKQVAVDQTSEARRVFGFAHSLEEIVATLRPSLRATAIALELELDGDLRLDSFPGALARVVTNLVDNARIHAFSPGAGGHITVSGRVINDDAVELVVADNGCGIPPENQRKVFDPFFTTRLGQGGSGLGLHIVFTLVTRVLGGRIALESAGAEGTRVRISLPRVAPAGGESVEQPFHGVVQ